The proteins below are encoded in one region of Oncorhynchus gorbuscha isolate QuinsamMale2020 ecotype Even-year linkage group LG01, OgorEven_v1.0, whole genome shotgun sequence:
- the LOC124048577 gene encoding enhancer of polycomb homolog 2-like isoform X1 yields the protein MSKLSFRARALDAAKPLPIYRNKDLPDLNDCVSINRAVPQMPTGMEKEEESEHHLQRAISAQSVFREKKENMVIPVPEAESNITYYDRLYKGELRIPKQLFHIQPLGLDNEQPDYDMDSEDEILLNRLNRKMEIKPIQFETMVDRLEKASTNQMVTITEAKLLLNEDDYLLKAVYDYWVRKRKNCRGPSLIPLIKLEKRDGSTNNDAYVAFRRRTEKMQTRKNRKNDEASYEKMLKLRREFSRTVTILEMIKRREKSKRELLHLTLEVVEKRYQMGDFTGEVLSEVTAPLAEKPVYTVPITVTNGNRHNHKAEIKIKTHKSGGLPYHGYHHVSVKDEDPFDFVRPKKKYTRREPLCRPGRPAKRQHIVNKADIKQYDFHSSGEEDYPLSPSSEPDEENDPDGTFAFRRKAGCHYLAPCLDQTSGLLWDHPELAGLDALRHRQSLTALSVPQRCVGLARRRVGRGGRVLLDRASSDLDGVLKQLDSGVFSSSFPKGLSDHQVSTLNHRTMPGSASSLTDLLSNIQALRWRFFRPRSTQGDGSGEGRTGRPSMDNRLSGGLFVHTKNSGSGGITEEQYQVHQQALAQMQKQQLAQLQLKAPPPQQHFSLPERQNTQTAGSTDCIISKTLDSAGAHFAASAVISAPGQVNNENKPDNTSVNGVVQPLGTSKPPHSTSTSQGGTGLDRSGRTPSSGGPLLPASHSTTPQSLPNHRGHGSAVSPAHHHHNARPSPSSLKLATMATSSLDRVPKVTPAISSMARDNHEPERLALNGISETTVPMEVT from the exons ATGAGTAAACTATCGTTCCGAGCGCGAGCGCTAGACGCCGCCAAACCTCTCCCCATATACCGCAACAAAGACCTTCCAGACCTAAATGACTGCGTTTCGATCAACCGGGCTGTGCCCCAAATGCCTACGGGGATGGAAAAAGAAGAAGAATCG gagcATCATCTCCAGAGGGCCATCTCTGCTCAGTCGGTTTTCAGGGAGAAAAAGGAGAACATGGTCATCCCGGTGCCTGAGGCGGAGAGCAACATCACTTACTACGACCGCCTCTACAAAGGAGAGCTCAGGATCCCCAAACAGCTCTTCCACATCCAGC ccctgggtctggacaATGAGCAGCCAGACTATGACATGGACTCAGAGGATGAAATCCTCCTCAACAGACTCAACCGCAAGATGGAAATCAAACCCATACAGTTTGAGACCATGGTGGACAGGTTGGAGAAAGCCAGCACAAATCAG ATGGTCACTATCACAGAGGCCAAACTGCTGCTGAACGAGGATGACTACCTCCTGAAGGCAGTGTACGACTACTgggtgaggaagaggaagaactgCCGGGGCCCGTCGCTCATCCCCCTCATCAAGTTGGAGAAGAGGGACGGCTCCACCAACAACGACGCCTACGTTGCATTCAGACGACGCACAGAGAAGATGCAGACCAGGAAG AACCGTAAAAATGACGAGGCGTCCTATGAGAAGATGTTGAAGCTGAGGAGGGAGTTCAGCCGGACGGTCACCATCCTGGAGATGATCAAGCGGAgggagaagagcaagagagagctgcTGCACCTCACTCTGGAGGTGGTGGAGAAAAG ATATCAGATGGGTGACTTTACGGGTGAAGTCCTCAGTGAGGTGACAGCCCCTCTGGCTGAGAAGCCCGTCTACACAGTTCCAATCACTGTAACCAACGGAAACCGCCATAACCACAAAGCTGAGATCAAAATCAAG ACGCACAAGTCAGGTGGTCTCCCCTACCATGGGTACCACCATGTCTCGGTGAAGGACGAGGATCCCTTTGACTTTGTCAGACCAAAGAAAAAGTACACCAGGCGGGAACCTCTGTGCCGCCCCGGCAGGCCTGCCAAGCGCCAGCACATCGTTAACAAGGCCGATATTAAACAGTATGACTTCCACAGCTCTGGAGAGGAGGACTACCCACTG TCTCCATCATCAGAACCGGACGAGGAGAATGATCCAGATGGAACGTTTGCCTTCAGAAGGAAAGCAGGATGCCATTACCTTGCT CCCTGTTTGGACCAGACGTCTGGGCTCCTGTGGGATCACCCTGAGTTGGCAGGGCTGGATGCTCTGCGGCATCGTCAGTCCCTCACCGCCCTCTCTGTACCCCAACGTTGTGTGGGACTGGCCCGTAGGAGAGTGGGCCGAGGTGGCAG ggTCCTGTTGGATCGGGCATCGTCAGACCTGGATGGAGTACTGAAGCAGCTAGACTCAGGTGTCTTCAGCTCCTCCTTCCCCAAGGGCCTTTCTGACCACCAGGTATCCACACTGAACCATCGAACTATGCCTGGCTCTGCATCCTCGCTGACAGACCTTCTGAGCAACATTCAGGCCCTGAGGTGGCGCTTTTTCAGACCTAGGTCCACCCAGGGTGACGGCAGTGGGGAAGGCAGGACGGGTAGACCTTCCATGGACAACAGGTTGTCTGGAGGGCTGTTTGTCCACACCAAGAACAGTGGCTCAG GTGGCATCACAGAGGAACAATACCAGGTCCATCAGCAGGCTCTGGCCCAGATGCAGAAACAGCAGCTGGCTCAACTGCAGCTGAAAGCTCCTCCTCCCCAGCAGCATTTCTCACTGCCCGAGCGAcaaaacacacag ACTGCTGGCTCCACTGACTGCATCATATCAAAGACTCTTGACTCGGCCGGCGCCCATTTTGCTGCATCAGCTGTGATCAGTGCTCCAGGCCAGGTCAACAATGAGAACAAACCAGACAACACCAGCGTCAACGGGGTCGTCCAGCCTTTAG GGACCTCCAAGCCTCCTCACTCTACCAGCACATCCCAGGGCGGCACAGGGTTGGACAGGTCAGGTCGGACCCCCTCCAGCGGTGGCCCTCTGCTCCCTGCTTCCCACTCGACCACACCCCAGTCTCTGCCCAATCACCGGGGCCACGGCAGCGCTGTCTCCcctgcccaccaccaccacaatgccCGGCCCTCACCGTCTTCCTTGAAGCTGGCCACCATGGCCACAAGCAGCCTCGACCGCGTGCCCAAGGTGACGCCTGCCatcagcagcatggccag GGATAATCACGAACCGGAGAGACTTGCGTTGAACGGTATTTCAGAGACCACAGTACCAATGGAGGTGACATAA
- the LOC124048577 gene encoding enhancer of polycomb homolog 2-like isoform X2 has translation MVIPVPEAESNITYYDRLYKGELRIPKQLFHIQPLGLDNEQPDYDMDSEDEILLNRLNRKMEIKPIQFETMVDRLEKASTNQMVTITEAKLLLNEDDYLLKAVYDYWVRKRKNCRGPSLIPLIKLEKRDGSTNNDAYVAFRRRTEKMQTRKNRKNDEASYEKMLKLRREFSRTVTILEMIKRREKSKRELLHLTLEVVEKRYQMGDFTGEVLSEVTAPLAEKPVYTVPITVTNGNRHNHKAEIKIKTHKSGGLPYHGYHHVSVKDEDPFDFVRPKKKYTRREPLCRPGRPAKRQHIVNKADIKQYDFHSSGEEDYPLSPSSEPDEENDPDGTFAFRRKAGCHYLAPCLDQTSGLLWDHPELAGLDALRHRQSLTALSVPQRCVGLARRRVGRGGRVLLDRASSDLDGVLKQLDSGVFSSSFPKGLSDHQVSTLNHRTMPGSASSLTDLLSNIQALRWRFFRPRSTQGDGSGEGRTGRPSMDNRLSGGLFVHTKNSGSGGITEEQYQVHQQALAQMQKQQLAQLQLKAPPPQQHFSLPERQNTQTAGSTDCIISKTLDSAGAHFAASAVISAPGQVNNENKPDNTSVNGVVQPLGTSKPPHSTSTSQGGTGLDRSGRTPSSGGPLLPASHSTTPQSLPNHRGHGSAVSPAHHHHNARPSPSSLKLATMATSSLDRVPKVTPAISSMARDNHEPERLALNGISETTVPMEVT, from the exons ATGGTCATCCCGGTGCCTGAGGCGGAGAGCAACATCACTTACTACGACCGCCTCTACAAAGGAGAGCTCAGGATCCCCAAACAGCTCTTCCACATCCAGC ccctgggtctggacaATGAGCAGCCAGACTATGACATGGACTCAGAGGATGAAATCCTCCTCAACAGACTCAACCGCAAGATGGAAATCAAACCCATACAGTTTGAGACCATGGTGGACAGGTTGGAGAAAGCCAGCACAAATCAG ATGGTCACTATCACAGAGGCCAAACTGCTGCTGAACGAGGATGACTACCTCCTGAAGGCAGTGTACGACTACTgggtgaggaagaggaagaactgCCGGGGCCCGTCGCTCATCCCCCTCATCAAGTTGGAGAAGAGGGACGGCTCCACCAACAACGACGCCTACGTTGCATTCAGACGACGCACAGAGAAGATGCAGACCAGGAAG AACCGTAAAAATGACGAGGCGTCCTATGAGAAGATGTTGAAGCTGAGGAGGGAGTTCAGCCGGACGGTCACCATCCTGGAGATGATCAAGCGGAgggagaagagcaagagagagctgcTGCACCTCACTCTGGAGGTGGTGGAGAAAAG ATATCAGATGGGTGACTTTACGGGTGAAGTCCTCAGTGAGGTGACAGCCCCTCTGGCTGAGAAGCCCGTCTACACAGTTCCAATCACTGTAACCAACGGAAACCGCCATAACCACAAAGCTGAGATCAAAATCAAG ACGCACAAGTCAGGTGGTCTCCCCTACCATGGGTACCACCATGTCTCGGTGAAGGACGAGGATCCCTTTGACTTTGTCAGACCAAAGAAAAAGTACACCAGGCGGGAACCTCTGTGCCGCCCCGGCAGGCCTGCCAAGCGCCAGCACATCGTTAACAAGGCCGATATTAAACAGTATGACTTCCACAGCTCTGGAGAGGAGGACTACCCACTG TCTCCATCATCAGAACCGGACGAGGAGAATGATCCAGATGGAACGTTTGCCTTCAGAAGGAAAGCAGGATGCCATTACCTTGCT CCCTGTTTGGACCAGACGTCTGGGCTCCTGTGGGATCACCCTGAGTTGGCAGGGCTGGATGCTCTGCGGCATCGTCAGTCCCTCACCGCCCTCTCTGTACCCCAACGTTGTGTGGGACTGGCCCGTAGGAGAGTGGGCCGAGGTGGCAG ggTCCTGTTGGATCGGGCATCGTCAGACCTGGATGGAGTACTGAAGCAGCTAGACTCAGGTGTCTTCAGCTCCTCCTTCCCCAAGGGCCTTTCTGACCACCAGGTATCCACACTGAACCATCGAACTATGCCTGGCTCTGCATCCTCGCTGACAGACCTTCTGAGCAACATTCAGGCCCTGAGGTGGCGCTTTTTCAGACCTAGGTCCACCCAGGGTGACGGCAGTGGGGAAGGCAGGACGGGTAGACCTTCCATGGACAACAGGTTGTCTGGAGGGCTGTTTGTCCACACCAAGAACAGTGGCTCAG GTGGCATCACAGAGGAACAATACCAGGTCCATCAGCAGGCTCTGGCCCAGATGCAGAAACAGCAGCTGGCTCAACTGCAGCTGAAAGCTCCTCCTCCCCAGCAGCATTTCTCACTGCCCGAGCGAcaaaacacacag ACTGCTGGCTCCACTGACTGCATCATATCAAAGACTCTTGACTCGGCCGGCGCCCATTTTGCTGCATCAGCTGTGATCAGTGCTCCAGGCCAGGTCAACAATGAGAACAAACCAGACAACACCAGCGTCAACGGGGTCGTCCAGCCTTTAG GGACCTCCAAGCCTCCTCACTCTACCAGCACATCCCAGGGCGGCACAGGGTTGGACAGGTCAGGTCGGACCCCCTCCAGCGGTGGCCCTCTGCTCCCTGCTTCCCACTCGACCACACCCCAGTCTCTGCCCAATCACCGGGGCCACGGCAGCGCTGTCTCCcctgcccaccaccaccacaatgccCGGCCCTCACCGTCTTCCTTGAAGCTGGCCACCATGGCCACAAGCAGCCTCGACCGCGTGCCCAAGGTGACGCCTGCCatcagcagcatggccag GGATAATCACGAACCGGAGAGACTTGCGTTGAACGGTATTTCAGAGACCACAGTACCAATGGAGGTGACATAA